ATAATTCTTCAGATGTGTGTGGAGTAAATGGTGCGAGTAATCTAATCCATGATTCTAAAACAACAGATAAAACATATATTATTGCAGGATCTTGTGAATTAATTAAATGCTTAATTCTGTATAGATAATGGTCAATATCTTTTTTAAGTAAGAATAATGATTCTTGAAGGGCTTTCCTTGTTTGAAAAGCTTCTAATGCTTTAGTTGCATCTTTAACGTGTTTATTAAGTTGACTTAACATCCACATATCAATAGTACGTGTGAGTTCAACTTTTTTGATATTGTTTAAATCTAGAGGTGAACCTTTAATTTCTTCTACTTTGGATGCAAAATCTTTAAACCATTCTAATCTTCTTTTAGTTCCAAGCACTTCTTTTTCTCTCCAATCAAAATCTTGCCATGGTTCAGCTGATGCCATTAAAAAGAGTCTTACAACATCTGCACTATATTCCCTAATTGCATCTTTTAATAAAATAACATTTCCTTTTGAGGATGACATTTTATTTCCTTCTAAAAGACCCATTCCAAATACTACAGTTCCTTTAGGCCATTTATCTTTAGGATAAATTGCACTGTGGTGGAACATTAAGAAACTTAAGTGGTTTCCAACTAAATCTTTAGCAGATAATCTCCAATCAAGAGGATACCAATAATTAAATTCGTTTTGGATTTTTTCAACGAGTTCATCATCTACATTGATTTTTCCTGATTCTTTATTTAATAAAACTTTATCAAAGAAAGCAATGTTTAAATCATCAGGATTCATGTCTTTTAGGTATTTAGCTATTGTATAATATGACATGTAAATTGTAGAGTCAGTAAGTGGTTCAATTAGCCATTGTTTATCCCAAGGGAGTCTAGTTCCAAGCCCCACATTTCTAGAACACGCCCAATCATCTAACCAATCAATATAATATTCAAAATTATTTTTAACTTCAGGAGGAATTATTGTTTCACCATCAAGAACTTTTAATGTTTTTTCTGTCCATTTAGGATTTCCATAATTCATAAACCATTGATTGTCCATTATTTTAACAACACAGTTTTCACCACATCTACAAATAATTGGACGTTCTGCAAAGTCATACATTATTGTAGCTATATTTTTAGCTATTAACTCTTCCTTTAATTCTTCACGTGCAATTGATACTTTTTTACCACCATAATTTGGAATAGATTTAATAATCCTTCCTTTACTATGTTCTATTTTATAAAGTTCATTTGTTGCATCTTGTAATTTTTCATCATTTTGATTTTTTATTTGTAGTTTTTCAATAATGTCTGCGGCAGGAATTTCTCCATATCCTTTAACGCTACATACAGGAATTGGATTAACATCTTTGATGATATCTTCTAAATTATATTTTGATAATATTTCATGATTATTTTTCAAATCCTGAAGAGCAATATAATCTGCAGGTGCATCAGCAGGTTCTGAGAAAACAACTCCACTTCCATAAGATCCACTGACGAAACTAGCAGGCAAGATTGGAAGTTTGTCTCCAGTAAATGGGTTTTTTACAAATTTTCCAATTAAATCATTTGGATTAATTTCACTAACGATTGTTAAATCTTTAACTTGATGTTTTAAGTTATGATACGCTTCTTTTGTAATAATCCAATGTTCACCATTTGAATTGACTTCAATATATTTAATATCTGGGTTTAACCAAATATTTGTTGCTCCAACAATCGTTTCTGGTCTAAGTGTAGCAGTCACGAAAATTTTATCTTCCATTTTAAATTTAAGTAAAGTAAGCTCATTTATTCCAACTCCTTCACCTTCAAGCAGATCATGGTCTCCTACAGGATTACCACATCTTGGACAATATTTAACTGGATGTTTTCCTTTGATAACCAATCCTTTTTCTTTTAAAGTTGTTATTTGCCATTCTATGAATTTTTTATAAGTTGGATCGATTGTTTTGAATTCTCTTCTCCAATCTATTGAATATCCCATTTCATGCATTACTTCATTATATTCGCTACTAAAGTATTTTACAATATATTCAGGGTCTTCTAACTTATGAAGTTCTTCTTTAGGCACTCCATGAACATTTTCATATAAATTAAGAGTCCAAGGATCTTTTCTTTTAATCCTATCTGCAATTCCAATAACTGGTGCTCCAGTTACATGCCATGCCATGGGGAATAATACGTTAAATCCTTTCATTCTTTTAAATCTTGCATAAACATCTGGAACAGTATATGTACGGCCGTGTCCAATATGCA
This Methanobrevibacter oralis DNA region includes the following protein-coding sequences:
- the leuS gene encoding leucine--tRNA ligase produces the protein MNENIEKKWQKKWEESKLFESNPNDKEKLYLTVAFPYPSGAMHIGHGRTYTVPDVYARFKRMKGFNVLFPMAWHVTGAPVIGIADRIKRKDPWTLNLYENVHGVPKEELHKLEDPEYIVKYFSSEYNEVMHEMGYSIDWRREFKTIDPTYKKFIEWQITTLKEKGLVIKGKHPVKYCPRCGNPVGDHDLLEGEGVGINELTLLKFKMEDKIFVTATLRPETIVGATNIWLNPDIKYIEVNSNGEHWIITKEAYHNLKHQVKDLTIVSEINPNDLIGKFVKNPFTGDKLPILPASFVSGSYGSGVVFSEPADAPADYIALQDLKNNHEILSKYNLEDIIKDVNPIPVCSVKGYGEIPAADIIEKLQIKNQNDEKLQDATNELYKIEHSKGRIIKSIPNYGGKKVSIAREELKEELIAKNIATIMYDFAERPIICRCGENCVVKIMDNQWFMNYGNPKWTEKTLKVLDGETIIPPEVKNNFEYYIDWLDDWACSRNVGLGTRLPWDKQWLIEPLTDSTIYMSYYTIAKYLKDMNPDDLNIAFFDKVLLNKESGKINVDDELVEKIQNEFNYWYPLDWRLSAKDLVGNHLSFLMFHHSAIYPKDKWPKGTVVFGMGLLEGNKMSSSKGNVILLKDAIREYSADVVRLFLMASAEPWQDFDWREKEVLGTKRRLEWFKDFASKVEEIKGSPLDLNNIKKVELTRTIDMWMLSQLNKHVKDATKALEAFQTRKALQESLFLLKKDIDHYLYRIKHLINSQDPAIIYVLSVVLESWIRLLAPFTPHTSEELWAKYGGNAFVSEAEWPKYDENRVSLEIEKSEELVQNTINDIKQIKKMLGKNVEKVHIYLAPEWKWDLYKIANDVGKPDIGQIMGRAIGAKIYDDKKEIAQVAKKIGREITKTRYIGKINENQILTDAIDYIKEECGNEVIIHNDDSYDPENKAKNAMPYKPAIFME